The window ataaccaagcCCTTTCCTGACTAGGAGAGTTTGACTCTAGTGCCACCAATGCTGAGAACCATTTCACCACTCCAAATTCCTAAACCAGTATCAGCTAAGCACAATATTTTGATACTGGAAACCTTTCTGTGCCAACTCTATAGACCATAAATAGGCAGTCATGGGGTACAGACCCAGGGTCCTCGGCTGTGGGGACTGGCTAAAAGCCTCATAGAGgctgcccagggtcacccagccCTTTGATTTctagggtcctgagaccacactgttagAACTGTTGGAAACTGTTGGAAAACAGCTTCTGTGGTCTTGGTGGGACATGTAATCTGTGCTTCCTAAGCAACCCTGACCAGCCCAGCGTGAATGTTTTCCATCTTCTCTTGAAGAACTGGTATCTTCTGAGCCTGAGGCAGGCTTGGTTGAAAGGGTTTTAGGTGTGGGCGGGAGAACAGTCTGCTGCCAGGAAACCTAGCCATCTCCTGCTCATGGTGGGCGGTAGCGGCAGCAAAGCCAAAAATCATTGGAGCCTTTTGCTCAGATTTTGTATGTCTTCCCCCAGCTCAGCTGGAGAGTTGGAATAAGGCCAGAGGAGGGGCCCTTCCCATATTACAGAGAGAGTAACTGAGGCAACAGGAAGCAGAACTTGTTGCTGCCAGAGTCAGGACCAGAACCCAGAAGTTCTGAACTTTCCAGAATGCTTCACGCCTAATTTGCATCGGAAAGATCTCCACTTTCCATTTGTCACCTAGCGGTGAACATCCAGAAACCTTTAGAATCCCTATTACCTACCCCCAAGGTCAATTCCATAGGCAGCACCTGGCCTGACACAAGCCAATGCCAGTCTACCTCTCTGGCCTTTCCTTCCTACCAATTCCTCCTAATGCTCTGGCAAAACTCAGCTCCTCTCTGTTCCTGGCTGGCTTGATTCCTGTGCATCTTCCTTGCTGGCTTCTCCTTGTGCCTTGATGTCCTCTCAGCTCCCCTGCATATCCAACCTGTGTCGAGTGTGACACTGCCAAGCTCGTCAATCACTCCTTCTCCCTGGTGGGCTCCTCTTGCCGTGCCTGCCCTTGAATTCAGTCCCCAGGGTTCACTCTTCCGTGGGCAGTCTTTACTCTCAAGTTCTTAGCTGCTGCCTATAACTGCTAACTCCCAAATTTTCAAACCAGAGTCCTCACCTCAGCTTCAGACTCATGTATCCCCAGTCTCTGTGCATCTCACAGACTCCCCAGACTCAACATCAAGGTTATGTCCGCCGGCTGAACTAAACACACCAGAGTCATTGCAACACTCAAGTCACTCACACCAGCCACCAGAAAGTCATTCTggattcctcttcctccctccctatgCCCAGTCGATCTTGTGGTTCTGTTGTTTTACTTCCTAAGTGAGTCCCAaatccctcctttcctctctagCCCTACCGCCACCGCCCAGCTTGGGTTTGCAACAGCGTACAAACCTAGTACCTGTCCTTCACAGGCATGCCAGTCATATAGGTCTCCATTTAAAGTCTGATcctagggacccctgggtggctcagttggttaagctgctgccttcggcccaggtcatgatcccagggtgctgggatcgagtccagcatcgggcttcttgctcagcggggtgcctgcttctctctctctctgcctctgcctgccactctgcctgcttgtgctcgctctctttctctccctctctctggcaaataaataaagtcttaaaaaaaaaaaaaaaagagtccgaTCCTGGTCCTTCCCCACAATGTCCCCATTTCAGAACTCTTCTCTGGTTCCCAACAGCCTGTGGAGCTGTGTCCCAGCTTCTCAGCACAGTGCCCTGGATTCTCTGTGCCTGGCTCCAGGCAGCCTATCCAACTGCACCTCCCCTCTTGCCACGTGCTCTCCAAGACTGCCTGAGCCGTGGTGCGCAAGGCCTTCACTCAGTGCTATTCTTTCTGCCTGGTGGCTTCCTGCCTGGCTTCATGGGACTGCCTCTTACTCATGCCACAACACTCAGCTGAGGTCAGCATCTGGTCCCACCTGGGTGTCTGGTTGGGAGGGCTGAGTGCCCCTAGTCCTTGTTCCCACCCACGCACCCAGGGTGCAACTCCCCTTCCCCAAGAGGGCCAGGAGCTCCTCAGGGGACTCTGATACCCCTTTGTCACCTAGTCCAGGTCTGACCCAGGGTAAGCGTGCATCAAAGGAAGCCCCTAATTGGAAGCAACCTCTCTGCTCCTATGACCTCCGTGGCCCCCACTTGCTCTTGGATCCTACTGCTACCATCAGCAGAGGAAGCCTTCACCCTAGCCACCTCTAAAGCTATCCCCAGTTTGGGTCACGGGCCAACTGGTGGCACTGGAAGAGTCTGAGCTACTCACCCCCCAGGACCATGATCTTCTTGCGGGTGTCCTCACTCAGGAAGGGTTTGATGAGGTTGTAGGCCACAGGAAACAGCTTGGGGGCTGGACGAGAGAGCAGGTGTTGTGAGACCCAGAGCAAAGCCCACTCTGTCCCTGACAGTGTCCTCCACAGCCCTGTGTCGGTCAGCCCAGGGTGGGAGGTTTGGCACGGGCACCTCTTTGACTTCTGGCTTCCCTGTCTGGACAGCAGGTCTAGTCTTCCTGTGTCACCACTCTGAGTGGTTCCAAGGAGGCAATAAATCCAAAAAGCTTTGTGAATCATAAATCCATCTGCCTATGTCAGGGGCCCTCAGATCTCCTCCTCTGGCTCACCCCATTCCACTCTCCCGAATCTGTCTCAGGAACATTTGGGGCCCTCCTTTCCCATTTGACTTCATCACAGGTAGTTCCCAACTTACCTTTAACAACGAAAAGGCGCTTCAGTGTTTCAGGGTAATTTTCCTCAAACATGcagagaaactgaggaaacaaaatcACTGAGTCCAGCACACCCTGCCTCTCCCAGGCCAGACGGGACCTCCTAGCAGAGGGGCCTActcccctctgctttctctcctcctcccaacCACaacccccagctctgcccctcacctccccATAGGCCTCTACTGCAGGCTTCCAGAGATGCTTGAGGCCAAGCCCCTCGCAGTCATAAATCAGGGTGATGGTCTCCACCTTCTTCCCCATCTGCAGGGGATAGAGAGGAGAAAGTCACAGCAGGTTGCTACCCTGCAGAAGCCTACCCCAGTTCAGGGCAGGAAGCTGATTTGCTGATGTGCCCGTAGGGCGACCAGATCTGGGCAGGGCCATATCTAGGGTTTTCCAAATTGAGATAAGCAGCCCCAAGGCCAGAATTATGGCCAAGGTTAGTCACTCTTCCTGCCTAGCTGTCCTATTCTCATCCAGTAAACAACTGGGTGGATCTAGGTTATATTTGAGGTCTCTTCTGTTCTGCAGTTTGACCTGAtggcctccctcttcctctgtgcatAGCACCTGGTAGGGCTCAGTCCATGGGACCTCGTCCAACCTAAGCCCTGAAGGGTGTCCATCAAACACTTCTCCGCATCCGCAGCCTATAGGGTCTCTGGACACGCTAGGCTCTCAGTGCATGTTCGTGAACAACAGTGTTGAAATGTTCCCAAACCTATGACATCATTTCGCTGGATCCTTACGCAGGCTCaagagaaaggcaggagagaagATCCAGCTCTCTCTTTAGCCTTTTTCTTGGAGAGGGAGTCACCTGTCCTCTCTTTTTCGAATACAGAATTAGAGAAGCACAGACTCTCAGCTCATCTGCACCAGAGGTGCCCAGATACTTATCCGAGGAGAGGCTGGGCCATGACAGAGATCTTACCAGTGCCTGGATGAATGAGAAATGCGATGACAGTATAGTATGTTATTTAGGAAACTACATTTCTCTGATTTAAAGGACAGCCCTTCATTCTGAGACTATGATTCCTATGATTTGGGGGTTAACCAGGACAGTAGCAGccagtacattttctttttaagtccttacttggaaaaaaaaaaaaaaagtacaaatctgGCAACGTGGGTCCATCCCTAAAACTTGGAGATTTCACTCGTCCGTGAAATCCAAACGTCCATGTCTCAGCCCAGAACCTGTGCTTAAATCCCCATGTGACACGCCTGCTTCTGTTGGATCAACTCCACGGTGGTGAACTCACTCTTCACCATGCTAAGACCACTCACCTTTTTGGTCTGGCATGCACACTCCTGCAGGAGCCGCTCGCAGTCCCTCATCTTGGTCTTGAGCAAGTCCTGTTTGGTGGCTGAGAGGAGCAGCCCCTTGGCATCCAGAGGTCCAATGATATCATACCAGATGGGACAGCCATCCAGGTCATAGCCACACATGCCCCCTGACAGATACTGCTGGACCACCTGGGCAAAGACACAGACCAGGCCCCCACTCAGCAGGCCCATGGGCCTGCATCCTGGGGCCTTCCCATAGGTTCATCAGGCTCTCCCTCCACAGCCTTTCCCCCTGGGTGCCAATGGATACCCACTCTGAGAACCATTTGGGCTCACTGGGCATTGTCAAACCTTTCCTCTTGAGGGCCTCAATCCGACGGCCTTGGGATACAGACTGTGGGTGCAACAGACCTAACTAACACAGGTTTGGGGCAAGATCATTCATCCTCACCTCGGGAGGCTGCCAGCTCGTGATGTTGTCAATGTCCTTTTGCTTTCGGAACTCCACGTGCTGCAAACATAGAGatagggctttaaaaaaaaaaaaaaaaaaaggcaggggtaGTAGAACCCCTTATAGGCATCTAGCAATAGGTGACACTGTGTCCCAGGTACATCGTGAGAAGGCAAGTGGTGGGACTGGAAAAGAAGGCACTGCCTGTTTCGGAGATCCAGGCAGAACAGATTGTAATTCTTAGCTGGACCAGAAGTATGCAAGCTCTGTTTCAGGGAAGGGAATGCACTTTGTCCCAAAGGGATAAGGCTGTAACAGTGGCCAGCTAATATTCAGATTGGCCACATGAGCCAGAAGCTGTGATCAGGTGGGCAGGGTGGGCAAAGATAGTCCAACCCCAGTGTGATTCTGATGGGTGGGAACCGAGACAACAGTGGGCTATATCTAAATGGAGCTCACCTTCCGGAGCATGGCCTCAGACTTCTGCAGGTCGAAGTTTCTTGCTGTAACAGGGAAATGTGGTCAGGGTTAGACCAGGGGGCTGGGCATCCAAGGACAGGGAGATTTCCCTATTCCCTATTCCTGGGCTGGCTCCTCTCCAACTTCATCCCAGCTGACATCCAGATGACCCCACATGTAGAAGCTTAAGAGGAGGAACTCCACTAAGGGGTTTCTACAATACCACAGCCCCCAAAGAGCAGGTCAAGGATCAGGGCAGGTGGGTGCAGCCTTGTAATACTGGGGTCCAATGAATTTTACCCTCGTGGATACAAGAGGTGAAAGATCTTATCTCCTATCAGGGAAAGTGAACCCTGGATACCGTTATcattcagctttctccctttatACAAAGTTAATCTCCTTCGTTTTCTGAGAACTTGACCCCTAGTTCAAAGATGAACATAGCTGCCCTGTCATCTGGGGTGGACCTGGCAGAACATCCCAGGATGATAGAATGGTTGATGAGCCTCTGGTCAACCTTGCCATATTTTCAAAGGATCCACATATACCCTAATGGGACACAGAGGGCCCTCCTCTCAGGGCTCCTGGAAAACTTCAAAATTAAAGAATTCACCTGggccaactcttcatttcatgCTCTCACCCCAAGTCATCCTGCTCAAGCTTGAACACGAAGAACTCACTGCCCCCCGAAAGCCAACTGCTTTCAGATAATCTGAGTGGCCACTTGCACTCGCACTCCTTGTtacactgagcagagacccacaGCTGAAACGCTCTGAGAGTAGGGTCCCTTCCTCAGCCATGTGACAAGTTTTCCAATATGGGTGAATTTTGTGCTGCTCCCTGCATGCCCTTGGCTGTCATGTTGCCCCTCCATGGATCCTTCCTCTGACTGTTCCTCGCAGCCTGGTTTCAAGTCCATTCACAGGACTTCCCTTTGGATGTTTCCCAGTCTGCGAGCGCCCTACTTCAAAAGCGCGCTCCATGGAACTGTGTGTGCGGCGCGAGGTGTTGCCTACCCTTCTCCAAGAAAGCCTGAGAACTTTCTTGGCAACAGTCACACTCTTAACTCAGATGGAGCTTACAGTCAACTGAAACTCCCAAATCCTTTTCAGCTGTGCTGTTGCTAAGCCTCCAACCCATATGTTGTGAGGTGGTTTTCTGGATCCATCCCTATCAGATCTCATCTTGTGACAGCTCACTCCAGTTCATCCTTTAAAGAGTTTCTGAGATCCAGACTCTGACCAGTTTTGCCAACTGCCCTATGAACTGTCCCTCCCATCCCTATGTCCTCTGTGGATCAGACTGCCATCGAGATCTGCTGACAGCCCTGGGACCTGGGCCAGATAGGCTGCCCTCTGGACTATCACTGGTCCCTTAATCACTGATCTCTGGGAGTGGCCAAGCATATTCCCTGACTCTGCTATCATGAAATCAACTCCACTGTCCTGCACCCAAAGGGTGCATCTGTGGATTGACCAATGCCATGCCCATCATCATCACTGCTGGACACCCATTTATAGAACTGAACGGCCTTTACTCCTAGGAAGTTTCTTTTGTTGGCAATCTTGCACGCACTGTTGTGGCAGCGAGGGGCACCTTGTAGAGGCATATAATCTGGGTTTGACTCTCAGCCCGTCCCCATTCTCCCAGTCTGACCTTGGACAAGATACTCCACATCACCAACTGAATCATCTATATGATCTAgaaacacatggaaaaaaaagtaacctaCTGTCATGATGGGGGAGCCCAGTTGGTCTGTGAAAGTGGGCGAGGTCCATAGGAACAGGAGTGGCAGTAAAGCGTGAGCCCCCCTCTCTCCAGACAGCTCTCCAGTTCACCCGTATCTGCCAAGCTCCAACAGCcagggtcttctctcttttttttttttttttttttttttaagattttatttatttgacagagagagatcacaagtaggcagagaggcaggcagagagagaggaagggaagcaggctccctgctgagcagagagcccgatgcgggactcgatcccaggaccctgagatcatgacctgagccgaaggcagcggcctaacccactgagccacccaggtgcccccagggtctTCTTTGAAAACCCTCCCCGAGTTGCCACTTGGCCGTGGCAGTATCTGGCCCAATGCCTCCCTATGCCTGCTGAGTCAGGCCTCTCCAGGGCTCCTGTGCCCTGGTTGGGGGCTTAGGTCAATGTCAGAGATGACCTAGGAGCAGCTGTCCTGGGTCCTGATTTGATAACTTCTGAGTCCTGGTGAAGGAGACTCCAACCTGCTTTGCCCCCTACCTCCCTGACAACGCCCTATCTCCCCAATATGCACACAGTTGCTATTGCCTGTGGGTTTTCATCTGGCCTTCGGACCTTGCTGGGAAGCCCAGAGCTCAGCCCCAGTCAGGGGAAAGCAGTAAAGACTTCTGTGCCTGCTCTCAGGGCGGGGGCCAGGGGGTGGATGCGGGGAGCAGAAAATGGAACCCATGTGAGGGGAAAGGGGCCAAGAGTGAAAGCCTGAGCTCACACCTAGGTTAGAGAAAGGCATTCTGTTGGCATGCACTTTGAAAATGTTTCCTTTAGAAGCAAAGGTAGAGAGGGAAAaggtttccattaaaaaaagggcaacaaaagcCCTAATTGAAATTCACAGTAGAGTCTGACAAGGCCCGAGCTCCTGCCCAGGAAATGTGAGGCGCAAGTAAAGTAGTGAAGAGACACTTCCTCTGTCTGAAGAGGCCAAACTTGGCTttgggcggggcggcggggcagGGGGCAGCCATGGCTTAAAGGAGAGAGTGCTGGCCCGGGACTCTGAGGCCCTAGGTTTCCACCCAGATTCTGCTCCTCATTAGATGTGTGCCTTCCAGGATgtgccttcccctctctgagcctccaatGCTTCAACTGGCAAAAAGAGGATGACAATACTCTTTGATATTCTTGCAAAGAGAGGGGTTATCCCAGGACTGCAGAGTTGGGAATGTCAGGGAAACCAACTGCCAGGAGCCCAGGCAGCCTCCCCAAGATAAAAGGGCTGTGTTATTGTTCAGCTCTCTGAAACCACACGTCTCTACCTACCAGCAGCCCGGTGGTGTCTTTGATCATCTTGCAGCTGGCCCTTTAAGGCAGCACAACCTTCCCACGCTGCCTACCCACCCGCTTCTAGCTACAGTCCTTCAGCAAATGCTGGACCAAAATATCCTCCAGCCCTCGACTGGCTCCACTGCGCCCCCCTACTGCCCCTCCAACCCAATCTGAGTgggctggagtgggggagggggttggggggaggggggggaggcgTCTCACAACATTTGTGGGGGGATCGGGCAAGTGGCACTTCCAGAGGCACACGGAACCCCCCATGGCTTTCCTGGCTTTCCTGCCCTGGGGTGCCTACTAGCAGTTCCCCAGAGTGTACCAGCTCCATTTCtgggcagaaaagaaaaatacatcccTTCAcctgtcccaggacccctagGGGATGCATATGTGTGCCTGTGTCTATACATACTCAGGCATGATGTGTACTTTAATATTTGGGGCTATCGTCCTACAACACAACCGACTCTCTACCAACCTTACGCGGTagaattttctctattatttcaaTGTCTGGTATTAAagtttctataaagaaaaaaaactgtgtcACAGGAACTGGAGAGGGTGGTGCATGACTCGaaccacaggagaggagaagaaaaaaaagaaaggggaaatttcAGGAGTCGGGACAGGGGTTTAAGTTGGACTCTGATGTGAGGAGAAAGCTGTACCCTTCATTAGCACAGGCAGGGTTCTGTCATGTTACATCTTGCGATAGGCAGGGCACCCCATCTGGTCTTGTTCTACTGGAACTAGATGTAGTTCCTAAATTAGATGTGCACTCCTGGCCCACCTGCCACAGCCAGGCCAGGACAGAGCTGGAACTTGAACGTGGGGCTCTGGAGCTGGGTGGTGGCTCGAGCAGAATCTTGTCAACAGAGGTCAGGCTGAGTGCCCCCCACAATCCCCACCCAATGCACTCTGCTCCTCCAGCAAGCTGCTAAAACAGCTGGCCTGCCATCCCCAAAAGGCCCCAGAGGAGGCCAGCCTCTCCTATGGATCTGCACTCTGGTTCAAAACTTGGTTCTCCCTTTGACTTCCCACACACCTGGGTCTTCCTAGGCTTTTCCTCAACCTACTTCCCCAAGCCCACCAGGAGAGAGGATttatggaaggaaaggaaagtgcaTTGGGCTGGGAGTCAGCCCACCACGTaccaccttctctctgcctgtggctcaggtgctgtgtgacctggagcaAGTTACTTCAGCTCTCTGAGTCCCACTGTTGTTATTCCACCCAATAGGAGGGTCAAGGTTATATAACTACACGAGGCTCTCTTGGTTCTAATGGTTGAATTCTCCAGATTCTCAGATTGCGAGGGGCAGGGTTTCCGGGGGTACCATTCTGCTGCCCAGAATGagaccctgccccagcctcccacaGCCCCTCTTCCCTCACCTCGGAGCCAGCGCAGGAGAAAATAGTCATCTGGATTCGGCAGGGTGGGCAGCACATCCTGGACATTCTCCCGAAACTGTAGGGAGAGGTAGGAGGGTGAGTGGCAGGTCCCCTCCCTGACCACCCCCTGCCCAGGGTTCTCTATAGGGACTCAGCTGGACCCCGCCTCAACACGGGTCAACTCTGCAGACACTGGCTGAGCACATGGGTGTACTCAGTTGCCCTGGTGGATAGCAAGGAGGTGGCGGGAAGGGAGTAACACATTACCCCTGCCTGTCTGTACGCCCTTCCACACTCCGGTGTGGCAGGCAGCCATAGGCTATCCCTGCTAACTGTGATAGTAGACACTTGGGGATGTGCCACAATCAAAGATGTCTGTTCACCAAGCATTCCTTGTGTACCCAGCACTGAACTTGGCACTTATCTTATTCATGCCTCACTCAGAGTCCCTAGAGGTactactgtccccattttacagatgaagaaattagagctcagagaggctaagtaacatGCCCAAGGTTGAACAGCTAGTGATCAGCAGGGCTGGGAtgccaccctgccccctgccccacgtCTGTCCAAGGCAAGAGGGTGCATGCTTTCCACTGTAGTCTTCTGCCCCATGGTCATGGACTGGTGAGCAATGGGCTGGGGAAGCGAGGGAAGGAAGAGTCTGATGGTGCCGGGCCCAGGAAGACGGTGGTCTCATCCTATTCGAAAAAAGTTTGTGTTGTGCCTGAAGGACTTCAAAGGTagcagaaggagggaggaggacaAACCAGGTGGGAGGGAACAGTTTCAACAGGAAGCCACGAagggggaaagggcagggagTACCAAACAAGAGAAACGGACAGTGACCCCAACGGATGACTATATCCACCTCCGACTGCTCACTGCCCTGtaggtgagcacacacacacaccccatgctCTCCCCatgcctcctgctccccacccctcacctttTTGTAGTCACCGACCTACAGGGCAGCCCAGGAGGGGACCAATGAGGACCTGCCACCTCTGTCCCTTGCTGAGGTCAGCCAGGGACACAGAtcttcccaccccatcccctaaCAGCTCCTGGACTCCCAGGGAAACTGCTCCTCCAGGGCCCAGGCCTGAAGCAGCCCCTCACCAAGGACCCTAACCCAGCCCCTGGTTTCCAGTTTAATCACCACCTAATCCCCTCCTCTGCCTGACGTCCCCTGCAGGTCAGCAGTAAAATCTGAAGCCTCCCTATCCAGCCTCACCAGGATGGGGGAAGGCCCAGCCTGGGGCAAAGCCTTCGTGGGGTTGGTGCCTCAGCCCCACTGTGTGGCAAGAGAGACATCTGTCCCCCCAGAAATGGAGAACTCCTTGGCTGTGGAGCCCCCTAACCTGGAGACCAGACCCCATCAATTCTGGGTCCCAGTACAGCCAACCTCCCCTCTCCTACAGGGCAACAAAGAGTAGATGCAGTTGGTGGACAGAGGCTCCAGCCTTCAAACTCTTGCCCCCTCCTCTGCCCAAGTGCCCAGGCAAAGCCAGGCTTACCTCCCAGCCTTCTGAAGAGCCTCTGCCCAAGTTGCCAGCCAGGGAGGGGCCTGAATTGTTGGTCAGGGAGGCCTGGTCTGAACT is drawn from Mustela lutreola isolate mMusLut2 chromosome 11, mMusLut2.pri, whole genome shotgun sequence and contains these coding sequences:
- the SEC14L2 gene encoding SEC14-like protein 2, whose amino-acid sequence is MSGRVGDLSPKQKEALAKFRENVQDVLPTLPNPDDYFLLRWLRARNFDLQKSEAMLRKHVEFRKQKDIDNITSWQPPEVVQQYLSGGMCGYDLDGCPIWYDIIGPLDAKGLLLSATKQDLLKTKMRDCERLLQECACQTKKMGKKVETITLIYDCEGLGLKHLWKPAVEAYGEFLCMFEENYPETLKRLFVVKAPKLFPVAYNLIKPFLSEDTRKKIMVLGANWKEVLLKYISPDQLPVEYGGTMTDPDGNPKCKSKINYGGDIPKKYYVRDQVKQQYEHSVQISRGSSHQVEYEILFPGCVLRWQFTSEGSDIGFGIFLKTKMGERQRAGEMTEVLSNQRYNAHLVPEDGTLTCSDPGIYVLRFDNTYSFIHAKKVSFTVEVLLPDKASEEKMKQLGAVTPK